From one Conyzicola nivalis genomic stretch:
- a CDS encoding PucR family transcriptional regulator, which produces MAVTPKTKEQTLAWLRTISGELSTATLKRLDDTLPWYGDMPPGRRSAVGLVAQAGITSFISWFEDPKSTPWIAADVFGAAPRELLRSVSLQQTLQLIRITVEVVEARIGLGDDVLREAILLYSREIAFASADVYARAAEARGLWDARLEALVVDSILSGEYDNELPSRIAALGWNGHGEVCVLVGTTPRILDVDQLRRTARHLDADVLIGVQGNRLVLVIGRSTPIADETDAATRMPFIEIASQLEPGFGPGHLVLGHEVSTLVDASKSAKAALAGFAVARAWRNAPRPTLADDLLPERAFAGDPLARSTLINRIYRPLQQHSTELLSTLWCYLDNGRSLEATARELFVHPNTVRYRLKRISEVIGWDATGAREALILQSALIIGSIAEPDAARKR; this is translated from the coding sequence GTGGCCGTCACCCCCAAGACGAAGGAGCAGACGCTCGCCTGGCTGCGCACCATTTCCGGTGAACTGTCCACGGCGACGCTGAAGCGGCTGGACGACACGCTGCCCTGGTATGGCGACATGCCACCGGGGCGGCGGTCGGCCGTCGGTCTCGTCGCCCAGGCGGGCATCACCTCCTTCATCAGCTGGTTCGAAGACCCGAAGTCGACCCCGTGGATCGCCGCGGACGTCTTCGGGGCGGCCCCGCGCGAGCTGCTGCGTTCGGTGTCGCTGCAGCAGACTCTGCAACTGATCCGCATCACCGTCGAGGTCGTCGAGGCGCGCATCGGCCTCGGCGACGACGTGCTGCGCGAGGCGATCCTGCTCTACTCCCGCGAGATCGCGTTCGCGTCGGCCGACGTGTACGCGCGCGCCGCGGAAGCCCGTGGCCTCTGGGACGCGCGCCTCGAGGCGCTCGTCGTCGACTCGATTCTCAGCGGAGAGTACGACAACGAGCTGCCGAGCCGCATCGCCGCCCTCGGCTGGAACGGCCACGGCGAGGTCTGCGTGCTCGTCGGCACCACGCCGCGCATCCTCGACGTCGACCAGCTGCGCCGCACCGCGCGCCACCTCGACGCCGACGTGCTCATCGGCGTGCAGGGCAACCGTCTGGTTCTCGTGATCGGACGCTCCACCCCGATCGCGGACGAGACGGATGCCGCGACCCGGATGCCCTTCATCGAGATCGCCTCGCAGCTCGAACCCGGCTTCGGCCCCGGACACCTCGTGCTCGGTCACGAGGTCTCCACGCTCGTCGACGCGTCGAAGAGCGCGAAGGCCGCCCTCGCCGGGTTCGCCGTCGCCCGGGCCTGGCGCAACGCCCCGCGCCCGACACTCGCCGACGACCTGCTGCCCGAGCGCGCGTTCGCGGGCGACCCGCTGGCCCGTTCCACCCTCATCAACCGCATCTACCGCCCGCTGCAGCAGCACTCCACCGAGCTGTTGTCGACGCTGTGGTGCTACCTCGACAACGGCCGGTCGCTCGAGGCGACGGCGCGCGAACTCTTCGTGCACCCGAACACCGTGCGCTACCGTCTCAAGCGCATCAGCGAGGTCATCGGCTGGGACGCCACGGGTGCCCGCGAGGCGCTCATCCTGCAGTCCGCTCTCATCATCGGGTCGATCGCGGAACCCGACGCGGCCCGCAAGCGCTGA